Below is a genomic region from Panthera tigris isolate Pti1 chromosome E1, P.tigris_Pti1_mat1.1, whole genome shotgun sequence.
TGCGGGCAGTCAAGTTTGCAGTGAACTTGACCACACGTTAGTACTGGTCACAGGCTAAAATGATTGTTGAAGCAGCCACCTGACGCTTCCCTGGACGTGGTCAGACGACCGAAGACATGAAGCGGGTGTGACAAAGCACTGACTGCTGGGAGGCGTGTCCCTGTCACTGGAGAGGGCGGGACTCCAGCTGGTGATGAGGAGAGTCGGTGTGCAGACACACAGCGGTGGTACGCAATCACTAATTCGACCTGCTGCTACTTCTTAGCGCGAATGCCTGACTCGATTTGTGATGGATGAATCTCTAACCTCTGAAAGCTACCAAGCAGAACCCTGGGAAAGTGGTGCCACAGTACGCGAATGCCCTTGAATTCCATCTGCCCTAACACATAACAAAGCCAAAACACACACGGACACCCACAAACATCTAGGTGAGAGCTGGAGGGTGGGGTCAGGAAAGCTACCTCTGGGGACACCTATGGTACCAGCATCGACATGTGGCGGAGGGAAGGGAAGCGATGACGACCCAAGGACCCCGTATTTGTCACCTGGGGCTCCAACCGGACAATGGCAGCTGAAAGTGCAAGAGTTTCTCGCACGTTCCAGTGGTGTGTAAACATGACCAACTTGTGTGGTGGACTTACAGCCTGCTGAGGGTGGGACACAACTCCCCTGTCACGTTCACACCCGGGTCGCTGTCCCGTGTCCGGGCAAGTGTCTCCACCCTGCCTTCCTCCAAACTGTCCCGGGTACACTTCTGATCCCCCACTTCTCCGTGTGAATTCTGGGATCCACTTACCGTGTTGCTTATTAAACCCTATTGGAATCTGGGTGGAATTCTGAGTTTACAGATGAATTTGGGGATATACTACCTGCCTTATAATACATTATCTTTTCATTCCAGAACACACGTATTCAGACCTTCATTATAATGTATTCTGTAAAGATCTTACCCGTTTTTGTTTAGATGTATTCTCGGGTAACACACAGTGAggcttttttggtgtttttgttttgttttgcttttgctaccGTGAATGGGATCTTCCCCCCATTGGGCAGATTACTGGAGGACACAAACACTATCACGTCTGTCTGTTGCTCTTGTTGGAACAACGTTCTTGAACTGTGGTCAGGTCTGACAATGTGTCTGTACGTCGTCCTGGTTTTCTACATAAACCACCAAgtcaattttgttgttttcattcgGTTAAGCCCATCTCTCCGTCTCATCTTGCTGTGTCATCCAGGGCCACAAACACAATCCGCACAGAATCACGGACTACGGGTCTGCTCACGTGGTTCCTGTCATGAATGGTAAGGCTGCTGAACACTCCTCATTAATCATAATGTTTGCTGATGGTTTGATAAACAGTTCTTATCAAGTTACTGGATGTTTAAATTTATCAGATGCCTTTCTGAAGCCAAGAACACACTGCCCTTCTCCTACAATCTTCTCATGTGGTGCGTAACAATAGTGGGATTTCTGATGATACACCCTCCCTAAATTCCTGGGAATATATCCTATTTGgttaagatgtttttctttttttttttttacactgttgagaatttttgtttctaCGTTAAGTGAGATAGATCTAGAATGCCTTTCCTTCCTACCACTTTTCTGTGTGCTTGTAATGAAATCATGCAGGTCTCACAAAATCAGCAGGAGAGCTTTCCTCCTGTTCTCTAACACACACTGTAAAATATAAGGATCATCTCTTTCCAGGTTTGGAAAAACTTGCCTGCAAAACCCGAACGTCTTTCagagaagaaacaggagaaagGAAGATTTGACTCTAAATCTGACTataaattcactttctttaaCAGTTACTACtttcggagcgcctgggtggctcagttggttaaccgtctgactcggtttcagctctggtcatgatctcacagttcgttgagttCGGGCCacacggcaggctctgtgctgccagcacagaccctgcatgggattctccctccctccctccctccctcctcccaccctctgcctctcccccactctcttgctctcaaaataaacttaaaaaagttttcatttaaccaaatttccttcatttcctatTTGTTGGTATGACACTGTTAtgagtatgttttgttttcaagtctcTACTGATTTCTGGTTATGTCCCCGTTCTGATTTCtaatggttttttttcttgatgagtcctATTGGAGGTCTGTCTTAccagctttcccatttttccCATTATGCTGATATTCTCAagttctcttctgcttttctgtttcactCATTTCTGCTCTTACGAATATTATAGATTTCCTAGTGTTCACATTGtactattgtttgttttttagattcttgAGTAACATATTCAAATCACTCTAAATATCTTAGAATTcctttttccatgatttttttccatttccagagattttattttagctGCCGTTTTACtctaaataatttaattacagAGATTTGAGTCTGCATAACAATCCTTCAAAACGTGTTGACGCTTCCTTTGTGTCATTATGAGAAATATCatgtacctgaaactaacaatACTTTGTCTCACACACTGTCCTAAGTGTTCTATAGAATCCTATTAATAGCCTTACAAGGCACGCAGTAGGggtatctccattttatagttgagaaaaccAAACAGTAAGCTTAATTTCCCAAAGGTTCCCCCCTGCTACTAAATGTTGAGCTCCTAACTCCTACACTCTACGACTACAGGAGATACAGTCCCCCTTTCCTGGCTACAGAATTCTGTGTGTATGTTACATCTAAATTGTTAATCTGGTTATTCAAAGCCCCCATATCcctactaatatttttttctgcccacCTGATCACTTGCTATAAATCAGTTCCAAGCTCCTACTATAACTGTGAAAGTTAGTTTCCCCTTAATTGTCCCTTGTAATTCACAGATTTCAAGGTGTGTAAGAAACATTCAATCATGACTGTCCTATCCTACTGATGGATTATTAGATGGGgtctctctattcttttttctattacatCCTAAATGTTTCATATCACAGCTGCTATATCAACTTTCCTTTGGTTAGAATTTATATGACATACCTTTAAATATCCCATTATTTTcagtcttataattttattttaggtgcATCTattataatcaatataaatttacgtttttaaaaatcccatctcTTTCAGTAGGTGATTATCAGTTCACATTTATTAGGGTCATGGACACATTCCCCTTTCCACACTCCTATGCTGTGCTTTTGTTTActgccttttttaaattattttctttctttcctactttcaATTAATTGTTAAAATGATCGACATTCCCTCTGCTGTGACTTCATGGCCAGCAAACCCAGCCACGCTCTAACCACATCATCTCTCACACATCAATTCTGGGGCCAGCTTCAGGGAATGAAGTCAGCTTGGACCCATTCATTTTCCTCAACAAGAAAACGGATGAGATCAGGTCTCATTCTGACAAGAAAATGAACACTAACTTTgtaccaaagcaaaacaaaacggaGCACCACTATGGTGATTATTTAAACCATCCATACAAAATCAtctccaaactttttcttttttttctttttttttttcttttttttttttttttgtattttaaagaaaccaaGATTCTTCGGATTCACAGTCTGAATGCCAGGGTCTGCCCCTCCATGACTAGCTGTGCTCATGGCATCAGGTCAGGGCACTGGGTGCAAGAACGGGCTACAACATCTCACAACCTTTGAGGCCTCCAGCTCTTTAACCTTGTCTTCAGCCTCCGTCAGCTTCTCTTTCAGAGCCGCAATCTCCTTCTCCATGGGCATCACAACAGATCGAAGCTTCTCAGCATCCTCTTGGGCCTAcggttaaaaagaattaaatgctaCAACTTACTGGCTCGTTGCTTTTCTGAGAAACTCTGACTCACACATCGTTAGACTGAACACAAGTAAGCCCACCGGGCGCCGTACGAGTGCTCATTGAACTGAACCACGTGTGCTTTCCGGTGCCGTAGGACCGTGCAGGCCAAGCCATCATCCCAATTTTCCCAGTGTTCCACTTAGAAATGGGAGTGGGTAGGAAAACGGATTCACTATGACACTCCTGactttttaaatcaattcatGAAATTCGAAAATACCctatatataaaaggaaatacacaTAACACTTTAAGTTTTACAACTCCAGTTACTAAATTCAGGACATGATACTTTCTTTGGAAATGGgtggatgggggcgcctgggtggcgcagtcggttaagcgtccgacttcagccaggtcacgatctcgcggtccgtgagttcgagccccgcgtcaggctctgggctgatggctcggagcctggagcctgtttccgattctgtgtctccctctctctctgcccctcccccgttcatgctctgtctctctctgtcccaaaaataaataaaaaacgttgaaaaaaaaaaattttttttttaaaataaaatgttacaaaattgtGTTGCTATTAAAAAGCTTTCATCttagttatttcatttaaaaacacatttttttggtgggggcgctgggtggctcagtcggttgagcgtccgacttcagctcaggtcatgatctcacggttcgtgggtcacAGCCAGCATCCTCGTGTGTCTCATCTTCCAGGGGAACAGTTCTGTAGCAATTAcggtatttacattttcatttttgataaaCAATGAGACAGGGGACTTACTTGCCTTCTATGAATTTCCTTAGGATTCTTTTTATGCCTGGGTGTTGCATTTTATTGTCACCTCATTAGACttattctttaaaacaacaacaaggaaAATTTGGGCCAAGAGGAGCCTAAAGACACACGTGGCATCCTGCAACGTGGTGCCTGCGTGAGATCTTAAAAATAGTGAGCCAGGGCATCAGGTAAAACTAATGAAATCTGAATACAATGAATGGACGTTAGCTCATCATACTCAATCATGGTTTACTAGTCGTGACGATGTACCACACCAACGTAAGATACTAGTAACTGGGAAAACCAGACGTCGACCACACAGGAACTCTGTGCTATCTACACAATCTGACTCCGTAAAtcaaaaactgttctaaaaaataaactttagtttacttttttttttaacgtttacttattttgagagagaacacgcacatACATGcccaagcagaagaggggcagagagggagagagagaatcccaagcaggctccacgctgtcagcacagagcccgacaaggggctcaatcccatgaaccgtgagatcatgacctgagccaaaaccaagagtcggacactaaactgactgagccacccaggtgcgccaagtctattttaaaaataaaaataaattttaaaagcaacaggaAGTGGCACGTTGTGAAAAAATCAGGAACAACTGGAAACAAGGATCTCCTGTTACGGCCTGGACCGGAATCCCCAACGACAGCATCGAACAGGAACTATCTCCAACAACCTGAGGGAGGTGACTGTGGACAACTCTGTTAGATGGCTAAGTGACTAGTGGTGAGGAAGATGTCGGATCCTCGTGAAGACGCTGAATTACAGTCTTCCCCTGGAATAAAATGGAGTGGAAGAAACGGTTCTTCGTGTTTAAAGCTTCTTTCTTGGGTATTGGGTTCTCAGATGATTTTTCGGTTATTATAAAAACTAAATCACCTTCTAAATACACAAAAACAGTCCTTGTACGGACCGAGGGTTGGGAACCAAAGATGATGATTAATACGAATGAAAGATAAAGTCAAAATCTAgttgtaattttatatataatgtgtgatTTAAAATAGAAGTATGTACACACATCAGTAGGCTACAAGTTTATATAATTAAACTGGCCAAAGAGCTTTCActattttcttcatgaaaaaaTACTGCACCTTCTCCAACGCCCCATGTTCAGGCATCTTGCTATGTTCCAGCATAATATGCGGTACATTTGTCTCACGGGAACCCAGGGATACTGAGAGAGACGGAAAATCAACATCTGTTCTGAAGGTCCGGCTTAGACACACTCACCTGGCGGCCACACTCCTTCGATAAATATTTGTGAGCCCCTGCGTGCTAGACACTACCGTGGGCACGCAGGACACGCAAACAAACGAGGGTCCTGGCTCACGGAGCTCACGTTCTAGCAAGGAAGGGAAGGCATGATCAACAGGTGAACTCTGTGTGTGCTGTAGGAAAGGACAAAGCACCGCAGGATATGGCGATGGGCGGAGCGGTGGCAggtgcaggggggaggagggcaggctgTCGTGCTGAGTGGCGTGGTCAGGACAGGCCTCCTGCAGCGGAGACATTTGTTTCGGGATGtgaagaaggggcagggaggtcAGCCACGCACACGTCTGGGGTCAGGGAGTCAGGCTACCCAGCGCTACATTTACGTGTGTGTCCAAACAATCCCCCAAACAGAAACCAGGAAAGTCCGCCTATGGCCACAGTAACGCGGGTGGAGGCATCCTGCATTCGAATTCGAATATTCCTACAGGTGAATACGTTCCTCGTACCTTTTTCATTTCGTTTTCTAAATTCTCCTCCTCTTGACCTTCCGACAGCCTTCTCCTTAAATCCGCAATCTCCCTCTCCGCGGACTCCCGGTACTGTGCCCACTGGCTTCGCTCCTGCTCCAGCCGGAGGTGAAACTGGTGCTCGTAGTCGCGGACCGTCTCTACAAAATATCACCAAAGATCGCAGGTCTGAGCGCTCTGAGGAAGAATGTTCTGgcacactgaaattttaaaaggagtTACATAAAGAGCGTATGCCTGGATTCTGGAAATCGTCgaattcactttaaaaacaaaacaaaactggggcgcctgggtggctcagtcagttaagcgtctgacttcagctcaggtcatgatctcgcggtccgtgagttcgagccccacgtcaggctctgtgctgacggctcagagcctggagtctgtttcagattctgtgtctccctctgtctatgaccctcccctgttcatgccctgtctctctctgtctcaaaagtaaataaacgtttaaaaaaaaattaaaaaaaaataaaaacaaaacaaaaccaactaaaACTCAAGCAAGATTTCTGGTTCTTACTACGTGCACAAGTGTCGTGAGGGCTGTGACTCATGCCTGCTCTTCACGACGGGCCTGTGCCGTTCGTTCCCTCGTGGACGAAGAAAGCTTAGGGAAGGCCAAACACTCTGGCCGGTGAACATTCCACAACCAGAGCAGCAGGGCTGGCTCGGACCCGGGGGCCGACCTCAGCCAGACCGCTGCTCCCACACACGACGCTACGGCTCCTGAGACAAATGGGACTGTCACCCCCACCCAACTACTTGAATGTGAGAGAGAAGGGATGCGCTTCTGGAATATTTTGCTGTAACTCAGATTCTAAATTGAGACAGATTCTATAAGGTCTTTGTTAAATGACCTTATCTTTAATATAATCTTAACACATCATGGGATAAACACGTATGTCTGTTAACTTCCACTGctcctttgtctttttgtgtatgttttttaatgtttattttttaagagagagagagagacagagcgtgagcaggggaggtgctgagagagagagagagagacaaaatccgaagcaggctccaggctccgagctgtcagcacagagcccgacgcggggctcgaactcacggactgcaagtcggacgcttaaccgactgacccgcCAGGCGCCCCGCTTTCTTCCTTAACAACAGAACCCCAATTTCGTTTAGGAAGTCGGTGGTGCACTTCACAAACGAGATTTTCCAGTTGCCTTTGTAGCTGTGGGTAAGCACACGCCTCAGCAAATGCGAGGGGGCTGAAGGAGGAGCAGCTCATGTTCAGCCAGGAGGACGACGGAGCTGAAAACCGTACGCTACGGATGGAGGAGGACCGAAGGAGCCCAGGACACCGGTGACCCCCTGGGGTCCCCACCCCTGGGCTGCTGCTTCCGTGCAAGAACCGGACTCCTATCTGGGGGCCAGTCCCCGGGTGACAGCCACCACGCTGGCTGTCAGGGAGCACGGAGGGAAACAGGACCCGAGCGCAGACGAGAGGAGAGGCTCGTCCCTAGTTCACGCCCACGGCAGTAACTGGACCGACTTCAGGAACCCGAAGATTCAGGGGCAACTTGCTTCGGGTCACTGTCACCTGAGAAACGCAGGCTGTGACCGAGCACTAGTGTGGGCAGCAGACGGACGGGAGACGGCTACTCTTCCTTTGGTCCGAGGGTCACGGCCCACGAGGCCTCCGGAGCCCGTGCCACTCGGCCACAGAGACCGCCGCGAAGAGGCCCAGCAAAACCCGGGCTCCCCCTGAAGACGTGGAACTGGCCGCACGGAGCGGGCGGGCGCGAATCCGCTGGGACCAGCGAGTGGAAGCAGGGCCCGGAGGCCTCCCGTGGGAGGTTCTCCAGCTCCGCGCACTTCCCGCAGCCACGCAGCTTCATCCCGCGTCAGGAGGAGCCGGCTCCTCCAGAACACCCAGAGGACAGACCCGTTCACAGCACCACTGGCGCCCGCGGGAACACGCGAGGCCACAAACACCACTCAGGATCCGGTCTGAGACGCTCCGAAAATGGTCCGTCACCGGCATCGGTGTCGCCGGGAAACGACAAAGCAGACGGAGGGCTCCCTCCTTACCTTTCATGACGGCCTGGAGCGAAgccacctcctccctccactgTCTTTTCACCTCGTCGATGGcctcctgcttggtgttctccgAGACCGTGGCGATGGCCTTGATGTTCTCCACCTCCGCCTGGGCTTCCCACAGCTGCGTCCGAAGCTGCCCCAGGTCATCCTGCGCGGCCTGCAGCACCGCATTCTGCCTCTTCAGGTCCtctgcggggaggggagaggagaggaggggaggggaggggaggggaggcctccGGTTAGGGAAGGGGCCGCACTGGCACTCGGCAGGCTGACAGCCCAAGGAACAAATACAGCGTCCCCTTTATAATGCTAACAGTCTAACGAAGGAGCTAAACATTAAATTCAATGTTAGGTAACTTAGAAAaccaattattttaataaagctaAGACTCAGGGTGTGCAGGGCATCACAAGTCCATTCCTTACTCATTATCCAACCAGCCAGTGATGAAGGCCATAGTTTTAAAGCTAAATTTAGACTCTTTCACTCACTGGCTAATcaacttatttaacctctctggcctcagtttccacatctacaAGACGGGGATAAAAACACCCATCTCAGAAGGTGGTCTTAGTGATAAACAATTTACTGAAAATGCTCGGGAGTACAATACTTGCACAAGGTGAACATTTGAGAAACGGTTAACACGGGAGAAAAGAAAGCCGGACCACACCGCAAGCTACAAGATCAAGatcaaggatttttaaaagtcaggatTAATTTTCTCCTCATCCCTTTGCCACCTCCTCAATATCGAGCTGACACGGTGAGCCAAGTACAGACGTAAGCCTATGTAAGCCCGGGGTTTGGCCGAATGGCCCTTCAGACGAGGcgaccaccccacccccgccagcgtTCAGGGCCGTGTCTGCTCCCTACACACTTACCAACAGTCACTATCTTCCACTGTCCCTAATGTTGCCAACACCATGGGGACGAAAACGGTGACAGCTGTCATCTGTATTTCTCTACCAGTAGTGAGGCTGAGTCTCTTCATTACATTGATTAATGTCTGTGTTTCTTCCCTGGTGATACCCTTTCCCTGTGCTCATGAACAGTCTTTCCTCTGATTGGGAACGGTATTCTACATACAGTGAATATCAGTCCTTTTCCTCCAAAGCTTTTCCAGCCTCGGTGCTCTTGGTCGCTTAACTTTTCCGTATCTTTTGCCATACAGAAGTTAGGAGACATTTATGCAGAAGAACCCTTCACCTCTATGCAAAGTCGTCAATTCCCTTTAGCGAACACGGTAActgagctgacagccagcaaaaCAATCTGACTTAGGCTCTAACTCGATTACCAGCGGCCATGGGATCTAAGGAATCACACAGCCCTCGAGCCAGATCAGCAGCAACGCTTCTCTGCCTGACTGTCTAAGTACTTGAAAAAATCAGATAGGTAAAACCAAGGCACTTTCACTATCAAACACACACAGGAATTAACAGCTTGGTAGTCCAAGTAACGGGGGAAACACCAGACACGCTGATCGTAACTGAAGCCGTTTAAGAAACCTTTATTCGCTCAGCCTCAGTTTTCCGCTGCTTGTCACTATTAAAATATCCCGAAACACCAGCCACAGAAAACTTACAAGAACATTAATTACAGAAAGTAATTATCTGAAGTGTCCAGAAGGCAAGCCAGACCCCTGGGACACAGTGGTAGGTGTGTGGGAATGATCTAGAGACAAAACACACAAAGCCACAAAAGGGGTGTTCTGGATAGAAGAATGTTTTcgtaaaatgtgaaataaaagaaaaaccatgatCTCGGAATACTCTGTTCGTTTCTGAGAACCACAGTTCCGTCAAGGCTCAAGTCCACGTGCTCTCCCCTCCTCCGCTGATTCTCCCTGATAACGTTTTGTTTCTTGGAAATCGCCCAGAGCTGCATACACTGTTGCGTCATCACTACGGACACAAAAACTGCAAATACCAAACCTAAAGACTAATCTGTGGCATGTTTCCACAGAGTTAAGAGCAGCACAGAGAGCCTGAAGGAAGATTCGGCCAAATGTTGCTCCTGACTGACTTTACGTATTTACCTAAGTCTGTATTATATGCTAtgtattacacatatatatacacacacacgcacgcacacacacacgtacacacacacacacacacacacacacctttaaatgagaaaacaaacagaagttagAAGTTAGAAAAACCTACACTTTCTGTACCAAAACATTTCAAATCTATCTGCCAGTAGCACAAGTTATTATTAAAGAAtagttactggggtgcctgggtggctcagtcgattaagcatccgacttgggctcaggtcacagtcccgtggtccgtgagttcaagccctgcatcaggctctgtgccgacagctcagagcccggagcccgcttctgattctgtgtctgcctctctctctgcccctcccctgctcatgctctgtctctctctcataaataaataaacattaaaatttttaaaaataataataaagagcagtTATTACCCATTCTggctttgtagatgtaattataAAGATTTCCAAACGCATTCGGAAGGTGAGAATACAGTACAATCTTTCACACGCCTATCACCAAGATTCATCAATTACCAAGACTTTGCCACATTTATTTCAACTACCCTTTTtctttgaagtattttaaaaatgagtcccAGAAACAATATTACATCACCTAACACACTACACATGCCTCTCTAAAAACAAGAATATCTTCTTACACAAACACGGTGTCACTGTCACACCTAACAAAGTTAACAACTGTTTGATATAATCTAATACCTGGTCTGTAGTAAAACTACTCCAGTTgccaaaaaaatgtctttttgaaGTCTGTATGAATTAGGATCCAAACAA
It encodes:
- the RABEP1 gene encoding rab GTPase-binding effector protein 1 isoform X4, coding for MAQPGPAPQPDVSLQQRVAELEKINAEFLRAQQQLEQEFNQKRAKFKELYLAKEEDLKRQNAVLQAAQDDLGQLRTQLWEAQAEVENIKAIATVSENTKQEAIDEVKRQWREEVASLQAVMKETVRDYEHQFHLRLEQERSQWAQYRESAEREIADLRRRLSEGQEEENLENEMKKAQEDAEKLRSVVMPMEKEIAALKEKLTEAEDKVKELEASKVKELNHYLEAEKSCRTDLEMYVAVLNTQKSVLQEDAEKLRKELHEGGR